The Scyliorhinus canicula chromosome 5, sScyCan1.1, whole genome shotgun sequence genome window below encodes:
- the LOC119965697 gene encoding LOW QUALITY PROTEIN: mycocerosic acid synthase-like polyketide synthase (The sequence of the model RefSeq protein was modified relative to this genomic sequence to represent the inferred CDS: inserted 3 bases in 3 codons), translating to MAEGLGRMSDSLGDITQYQDDLDEVLRHNQGKMENKGEEIAIVGIGCDFPGGEGIDNFWKVLHEGRNCVVDIPPDRFDTKFWHDTDDDKVGKMITKRGCFIEGLNEFDHKLFSINQTEASSMDPQHKLLLECTYKAFENAGMPMEDISGSRTGVFIGLTNRDYEGIFNNAADKITHYNATGTSMCIAANRISFTFNLTGPSLAIDTACSSSLVALHFASQAIKQGDCEMAVCGGVSCIIEPRVNVALSKAKMISPDGMSKPFSSKGNGYGRGEGCGILLLKTLTKAQKDLDHIWGVIVRSAVNQDGRTVTPITRPSKTQQEELLRSIYNKNVDPSEVHYMEAHGTGTPAGDPTEAASISNILGQSRHPNLPPLIMGSVKGNIGHTESAAGAAGLIKVLLMMHHGKIVPSLHYSEENSSINAKALNLHIPTSVKQWNESXDEEKMAGVNSFGFGGTNAHVVVREYRQDSVHNCGQKPFEIFVLSAASQNSVQMMLKDTSHQIKESGDIVLQNLAYTSACRRSHKNNRYRKAFVASSLSHLQQQLKSATNTEVAQGKTGVKLVFVFCGNGVLYRGMCKQLLQTEAKFRSQIEEIERILKPYTNIKLLDLIRDDCADFTKADIAQPVLFAIQMAIVSLLKFWGVQPDVXIGHSVGEVAAAHCAGILSLQDAVKVLYHRSVLQSTVTEGRMLVISNLPLSTVSDKLDSYSGRLCIAAFNSPSSCTVSGDSKAVDELHTELSRSFGDRNVFLHILDVPTAYHSHLMEPILKQVEENIGKLEKHETETKVISTVTGQLVSRGDCVTGEYWARNIRKPVAFEQAIRTAVAEVKNAVFVEIGPRRALQRYIREIVGHDALVLPAVQPEADCETLISVLSKLFELGYNPNWKNLYXRSETPPTLYPCYKFDRTKLQVNFEDFRISNENAASPTHPFLYSSKRNGKEFNYNLTPTTVPYISEHKNNNVPILPGSIHVELGLASALASIKPKIPLSLCQISTTFLNPCIVQPNSTELKVQLSKEGKVTKFVVFAPAATYAKGEVRQVPECIVEENIIALQHILPRAKEKIKAEDFYNKLSSLGFQYGSVFRHLGDVFYGDELKEAITCIKVPDEIVLQMHDYHIHPVILDYYMQMTAVFAMKMSNSRAGFPTSVGGLIICRPMQQEMMLYMRTCKRTAELSEISGGFTDTKGALIAEVKNVRITYLSKQNSAELNDYFYQNNWEEIVHLPKGIDYPTAPKSLVFADNCGIAGSLQRYLHKQSSYIPYQEPKTLMDTEITQVLRQHNISDLSSFDEVLFMWGMQNLTDQNSKAVVEHISSCCEIYRQILQLVQGENSTKSIRTITFRTSENTADQITAGFALWGMTRSCAAELQEVTFHLIDISSAIDADIRALANAITLPHNYPEVMIRRGKLYTSHITRTPNKISDNVHSTVPYSGFENVSFQTLDPYKVVNFHATPQQGEVNEPTKQTVHIKIDKICIHSSDYFPISVSEMHFGRTMYWNKSMTEGHKLLALDFSGTVTAVSSDVKTCKIGDHVAVCYPVAAFSTVTLSASVCYKSSKIPLLKQTPCVSYFVLAWEILHNILPHAKYDKRLLIVSMEPESCLTKVLSMAANGLGWRVQIESHDFSPAFTHSDALIFLPPINTSLVATSVNNSSAKHVVVLFDNNQAFNTSHKIPGCEKDNVYVHVLLVANIFQKGYLTNTAHDIYKWMRSMHLERKLLDLPKVDFQQVISDVDECRAESYFTCKAVSIVDLKSTQVPNSRMPQIQVYHSQKQLFRSDAAYIVTGGLTGLGFHTVNFIAKHGGGYVIVLSRSTPSNEKQEEFRNLWNEFGTRVTSMTCDISMLSDVEKAIDAFHDIFPKIVIKGVFHSAVVLHDGLLQSLNQTLFEKVLNPKIAGVLNLHYTTQSLQLDYFVCYSSIASFCGNSAQSNYSAANSFLDFFVHYRRNQGLVGQSLNWGALNLGLLLNKDRTQRFLESKGVMIMDVSEISECLEHCLVLNNPQQAVCKFNFLNLYQNVVSQIQFLKARFFLLVQDEISKIQLIQQQVLSTNSAMTPEQYVIALLSEICNTDPAEFTKESYLSSFGLDSMLSMTVQNRIYQEKNINLPLVTFLDPKTTVHTVVSLLVEKTAIQPHFGKATLPLNTSLSDTLEDHTQL from the exons GGGAAGGCATTGACAATTTCTGGAAAGTTCTTCATGAGGGAAGAAACTGTGTCGTAGATATTCCACCAGATCGATTCGATACTAAATTCTGGCATGACACAGATGACGACAAAGTTGGAAAAATGATCACAAAACGTGGATGTTTTATCGAAGG GCTTAATGAATTTGACCACAAGTTGTTCAGCATTAACCAAACAGAAGCCAGCAGTATGGATCCACAGCACAAACTTCTGTTAGAGTGCACATACAAAGCATTTGAAAATGCAGGGATGCCTATGGAAGACATCAGTGGCAGCAGAACAGGAGTTTTCATTG gaCTTACAAATCGTGACTATGAAGGAATTTTCAATAATGCCGCCGACAAAATCACCCATTACAATGCGACAGGGACATCAATGTGTATCGCAGCAAATAGGATTTCTTTCACTTTCAACCTCACAGGACCATCATTGGCTATCGACACAGCATGCTCATCATCCCTTGTTGCTCTGCACTTTGCTTCTCAGGCTATCAAGCAAG GTGATTGTGAGATGGCTGTTTGTGGGGGAGTGAGCTGTATCATTGAACCAAGAGTCAATGTAGCACTTAGCAAAGCAAAGATGATATCACCAGATGGAATGAGCAAGCCATTTTCCAGCAAAGGTAATGGGTACGGAAGGGGAGAAGGTTGTGGAATTCTTCTGTTGAAGACGCTGACAAAG GCTCAGAAGGACCTTGATCATATTTGGGGAGTAATAGTCCGTAGTGCAGTCAATCAGGATGGTAGGACAGTCACACCCATCACCAGACCCTCAAAAACACAACAAGAAGAGTTATTGAGAAGTATTTACAACAAAAATGTTGACCCATCAGAGGTTCACTACATGGAGGCTCATGGAACCGGAACACCAGCTGGTGATCCTACAGAAGCAGCCAGCATCTCAAATATCCTTGGGCAATCCAGGCATCCAAACCTACCTCCACTCATCATGGGTTCTGTCAAAGGAAACATTGGTCACACAGAGTCCGCTGCAGGAGCAGCAGGTTTAATTAAAGTGCTCCTAATGATGCATCATGGGAAAATTGTGCCATCACTCCACTACTCTGAGGAGAATTCAAGCATCAATGCAAAAGCTTTGAATCTACATATTCCTACCAGTGTGAAACAATGGAATGAAA TGGATGAAGAGAAGATGGCAGGGGTTAATTCATTTGGTTTTGGGGGAACAAATGCTCATGTAGTAGTAAGGGAGTACCGGCAGGATTCTGTACATAACTGTGGACAAAAACCATTTGAGATATTTGTGCTTTCAGCTGCCTCCCAGAATTCAGTTCAGATGATGCTAAAAGACACAAGTCACCAAATAAAGGAAAGTGGTGacattgtgctccagaacttggcaTATACATCTGCCTGCAGAAGAAGCCACAAAAATAACAGATACAGAAAAGCATTTGTGGCATCTTCTCTCAGTCATCTGCAGCAGCAGCTTAAATCAGCCACAAATACTGAAGTAGCTCAGGGAAAGACAGGGGTAAAGCTAGTATTTGTATTTTGTGGCAATGGTGTTTTATATCGAGGTATGTGCAAACAACTTCTCCAAACAGAAGCAAAGTTCAGGTCACAAATTGAAGAGATAGAACGAATACTCAAACCATACACAAACATCAAATTGCTAGATTTAATTCGAGACGACTGTGCCGACTTCACAAAAGCAGACATCGCACAGCCAGTGCTGTTTGCCATTCAGATGGCAATTGTGTCTCTTTTGAAGTTTTGGGGAGTGCAGCCAGATG CCATTGGTCATTCTGTTGGGGAAGTTGCTGCAGCTCATTGTGCTGGGATACTTTCATTACAAGATGCTGTAAAGGTGCTTTACCACCGAAGTGTATTACAGTCGACAGTAACAGAAGGTAGAATGTTGGTGATTAGTAATTTACCCCTGTCAACAGTATCAGACAAACTTGATTCATATTCAGGGAGATTGTGCATTGCTGCATTCAATAGTCCTTCATCATGTACAGTGTCAGGTGACTCCAAAGCAGTGGATGAACTGCACACAGAATTGTCCCGTTCATTTGGTGACAGAAATGTATTCCTTCATATTTTAGATGTTCCGACAGCATATCACAGTCACTTAATGGAACCAATTTTAAAACAGGTGGAAGAGAACATAGGCAAGTTAGAAAAACATGAAACAGAGACCAAAGTAATTTCCACTGTTACTGGACAACTAGTTTCAAGGGGTGACTGTGTCACAGGGGAATATTGGGCCAGAAATATTCGCAAACCTGTTGCCTTTGAACAAGCTATAAGAACTGCAGTTGCCGAGGTGAAAAATGCTGTGTTTGTAGAAATAGGTCCAAGAAGGGCCTTACAAAGGTACATCAGAGAAATTGTAGGGCATGATGCTCTGGTTCTTCCCGCAGTACAGCCAGAGGCAGATTGTGAAACACTGATTTCAGTTTTATCAAAACTATTTGAACTCGGGTACAATCCGAACTGGAAAAATTTGT ATAGGAGTGAGACTCCTCCAACATTGTATCCTTGCTACAAATTTGATCGCACTAAGCTTCAGGTCAATTTTGAAGACTTTAGGATAAGTAATGAAAATGCAGCATCTCCCACGCACCCCTTCCTctacagttcaaaaagaaatggcaaGGAATTCAACTACAACCTAACACCAACAACAGTGCCATATATATCAGAGCACAAAAACAACAATGTCCCTATATTACCTGGCTCTATTCATGTGGAGCTTGGCTTAGCATCAGCCCTGGCAAGTATTAAGCCAAAGATACCACTCAGTTTGTGTCAAATCAGTACTACTTTTTTGAATCCCTGTATTGTGCAACCAAACTCAACTGAGCTCAAGGTACAGCTCAGCAAGGAAGGCAAAGTGACCAAGTTTGTTGTTTTTGCACCTGCTGCCACTTATGCAAAGGGAGAGGTTCGTCAAGTACCGGAATGCATCGTTGAAGAAAATATTATCGCTCTTCAACATATTCTGCCAAGGGCCAAGGAAAAGATAAAGGCGGAAGACTTCTATAACAAGCTCTCTTCTTTAGGTTTCCAATATGGTTCAGTTTTCAGACACCTTGGGGATGTGTTCTATGGGGATGAATTAAAGGAAGCTATAACATGTATTAAGGTACCTGACGAGATTGTGCTGCAGATGCACGATTACCACATTCATCCAGTCATTTTAGATTATTATATGCAAATGACAGCTGTCTTCGCCATGAAAATGTCAAATTCTAGAGCAGGATTCCCGACATCCGTGGGGGGTTTGATAATATGCCGACCAATGCAGCAGGAAATGATGTTGTATATGAGGACATGTAAACGCACTGCAGAATTATCTGAGATCTCCGGGGGGTTTACAGATACAAAGGGAGCCCTCATTGCAGAAGTAAAAAATGTCAGAATTACATATCTTAGCAAACAAAATTCTGCAGAATTGAATGACTATTTTTACCAGAATAACTGGGAGGAAATAGTTCATCTTCCCAAAGGCATAGATTATCCTACTGCTCCCAAATCATTGGTCTTTGCAGATAACTGTGGAATTGCTGGTAGCCTTCAAAGGTATTTGCACAAGCAGTCCTCATATATTCCTTACCAAGAACCTAAAACATTGATGGACACAGAAATTACACAGGTTCTAAGGCAGCACAATATAAGTGATTTGAGCAGCTTTGATGAAGTGTTATTCATGTGGGGGATGCAAAATTTAACTGACCAGAACAGCAAAGCAGTGGTGGAGCATATTAGCAGCTGCTGTGAGATTTACCGTCAAATCCTTCAACTAGTTCAAGGGGAAAATTCCACAAAGTCTATCAGAACAATCACATTCAGAACATCAGAAAACACAGCAGATCAGATCACGGCAGGCTTTGCGTTATGGGGCATGACCAGATCATGTGCCGCAGAACTTCAAGAAGTTACTTTTCACCTGATTGACATCAGttctgccattgatgcagatattAGAGCATTGGCAAATGCAATTACCTTGCCTCATAATTATCCTGAAGTAATGATTAGACGAGGAAAGCTGTATACATCCCACATCACACGGACACCCAATAAAATATCTGATAATGTTCACAGCACGGTTCCTTACTCTGGTTTTGAAAATGTCAGTTTCCAAACATTGGATCCCTACAAAGTTGTAAATTTCCATGCAACACCACAACAAGGGGAAGTGAATGAGCCAACAAAACAAACTGTACACATTAAAATTGATAAAATTTGCATCCATTCATCAGATTACTTTCCAATCAGTGTATCAGAAATGCACTTTGGACGGACAATGTACTGGAACAAATCAATGACAGAGGGGCACAAACTACTTGCTCTAGATTtcagtggcacagtcacagctgtCAGCAGTGATGTAAAGACATGTAAAATAGGAGATCACGTTGCTGTATGTTACCCAGTTGCAGCATTTTCTACAGTCACTCTTTCTGCATCTGTTTGTTACAAAAGCAGTAAAATTCCACTGTTGAAGCAGACACCATGTGTTTCATACTTTGTACTCGCATGGGAAATACTGCATAACATTTTGCCTCACGCTAAATATGACAAACGTTTGCTAATTGTTTCCATGGAGCCAGAATCATGTCTGACTAAAGTGCTGTCCATGGCAGCCAATGGATTGGGGTGGAGAGTTCAGATTGAATCTCATGACTTTTCACCTGCTTTTACTCATTCTGATGCATTGATCTTCCTGCCCCCGATTAATACATCTTTAGTTGCAACATCTGTCAACAACTCTTCTGCTAAACATGTTGTTGTTCTCTTTGACAACAACCAGGCGTTTAATACTTCTCACAAGATTCCTGGCTGTGAAAAGGACAATGTTTATGTTCACGTTTTGCTCGTAGCTAACATATTTCAGAAGGGATATCTTACAAACACTGCACATGATATTTACAAGTGGATGAGATCAATGCATTTAGAAAGAAAACTGCTTGATTTACCAAAAGTTGATTTTCAGCAAGTGATCTCTGATGTGGATGAATGCAGGGCAGAATCATACTTTACCTGCAAAGCTGTTTCAATTGTTGACCTGAAGAGCACGCAGGTACCAAATAGTAGGATGCCACAGATACAAGTATATCACAGCCAAAAGCAACTTTTCAGAAGTGATGCTGCATATATAGTGACAGGGGGACTTACAGGACTTGGCTTTCACACAGTAAATTTCATTGCCAAGCATGGTGGTGGGTATGTCATTGTTCTGTCAAGAAGCACTCCATCTAATGAGAAGCaggaagaatttagaaatctctggAATGAGTTTGGGACCAGGGTAACTAGCATGACCTGTGACATTTCAATGCTGTCGGATGTTGAGAAAGCCATCGATGCCTTTCATGACATTTTCCCAAAGATTGTAATCAAAGgagtttttcacagtgctgttgTATTACACGATGGCCTTCTTCAGAGTCTAAATCAAACATTGTTTGAAAAAGTTCTGAATCCCAAAATTGCAGGTGTCCTGAATCTTCACTATACAACACAGTCCCTCCAGTTGGACTACTTTGTATGTTACTCCTCAATTGCATCATTTTGCGGGAATTCTGCCCAGTCAAACTATTCTGCAGCAAACTCATTTCTTGATTTCTTTGTCCACTATCGGAGAAACCAAGGGCTTGTAGGGCAATCTTTAAACTGGGGTGCATTGAACCTTGGCCTGTTACTCAATAAGGACAGGACCCAAAGATTTCTGGAATCGAAAGGGGTAATGATAATGGATGTTTCAGAAATTTCTGAATGCCTTGAACACTGCTTGGTATTGAACAATCCACAACAAGCTGTCTGTAAATTCAATTTCTTGAATTTATATCAGAATGTTGTCTCTCAAATTCAATTTCTCAAAGCACGATTCTTTTTACTTGTGCAGGATGAAATCAGTAAAATACAGCTCATCCAACAGCAGGTTTTATCTACTAATTCAGCAATGACACCTGAGCAGTATGTCATTGCATTGTTGTCTGAAATTTGTAATACTGACCCTGCAGAGTTTACAAAAGAATCCTATCTTTCCAGCTTTGGCCTTGATTCCATGCTAAGTATGACAGTGCAGAATCGTATTTATCAGGAAAAAAACATCAACTTGCCACTCGTAACATTTCTTGATCCAAAGACAACAGTACATACTGTTGTGTCACTGCTGGTAGAGAAAACTGCTATTCAACCACACTTTGGAAAAGCAACACTGCCACTGAACACATCTTTGAGTGATACACTTGAAGACCACACCCAATTGTAA